CGCACCGCCGCTCATCTTGgcctggtattttgtagcgatgcctttcctgggataatgccttttcgcgcttattgcgctttgtcagtggtcacagcgacggtccactcacattatcaacgggatcagccagctgtgagcggtggatgataagactggtatagaataagtcataaggcattactacaaaataccggcccttaACTCTTTCTTCGTTCAGACAGCGAAAGACTGGAATCATCTACCTGCCGAAGCGGTGCACCAATCCAGTCATTCATCCGTTCAAGGCTTTCATCGAAAATGTAACCTACTAGgtatgcccacccctcatgtaaaaccccaaaaggggtatttgaggtactaataaataaataaataaataaataaataaataaataaataaataaataatgcaatgAGAGGAATGGACTGCCCAAGGACACCGTTTTCCGAACATCAAACGACATATTTTACAATAAGTTGTTAGACATGTGATTAAAACATGTATACTAGTTATAATTGTGCATATTTTGCTCATTTCTTCTACCTATCTTTGCTGCATATATTTTATGCCTCTTTTGCTGTATCCAATAAAGTCCTGCTATGTCTGTCACTGTGCCTTCTTGTGTGTAATTTTGACTTTTGTATTGCAATGTCTCCCTCCCCTCCACCTCAATTGTAATCCTCTTTAACCTTTCTGACGCCAATGAATTCGCTtgactgaaaacttactttcaccgcatttcttgcatattcagaatCATGAAAAGCATGCAGCTGCAGAAGAGCAGGAATTTCGGTTCTTTGGCGAGTTTTGTCAACTTTAGAGAAGATATGGACTCCATGCAGATACTTGCTACAGGAATAttacatatgagaacatcaactatttcatgtctctagcaggcttgaaaagcacccatccaggcacttgaaaattatgcccgacgcaacacactgtgaaaaacaatgaaaaggaGTACACCCACTTCGTATGACTAGCAACTACACaaccttccttcttccttcccaCTCATCTTACTAAAACAATTTGAACCCGTTATTCAAACTTGCGACACGATTCCGATCAGaagagtttcaagatgtatgcaacacatttttaagtaccattactttcatcaatgctattgctgttgacgcactttcttggtgtacacaattgtgtacacagtgtATTAAAGGGTTAAAAGCGAATGTAGGCTTGTAAAATAAATAGCAGATAAAAAATGTGAGCATTGTTCTGACTGATTCCACTGTAGGAAGGCCATGGTTGCTGTAAAAAGGCGCCAGTTTCTTGAGCGAAAGCGCAGGTGAGGTAACTTCTGCTTAATGCCTTTTCGGTCATTCAAGAACAATGCCTTGGTTTTAGGCCGTCTCATACGAATTTGTTGTCTTGATTGAGGCGAAGCAATTTATTATTTATCCAGTAGAATTATATTTGCATCCTGTAAAAGCAGTGTGCATTGCTGAAGGATCACAATTCTCTCCTTCAATGAGCATAACACTCTAAATGCATTTGGTGACACAATGCACACTCGTTTCATTACTGCCATTGTCATGGTGCACTAGGTAACTGACAGCAGTCGTTCATCGTCTAGTACACATTCTTAAGTTGAATGGACGTCCAGTTGCAACTGGCATTACAGGCATGTATCATATTGTTatggcgcaaccaagagtggcgccaaagtcagaagacgacgatttgacgtgtcgaggtgtaatcggtctcgacagccaccTTGTCTATATATCATTGCCTTCCTTGTGTAAGGTGTAACCACATCTTTAtgtgtgacttccgcaacgtaacaatataATGTAAGACTCATTCTTTTGCCAAATGTACTTCACATGCATAAAATTTATCTGGTTCCAAAATGAGAAATTATTCTATATTTGATTTACAGCACACTCATACTGCATTGTAGTCTACAGCCTACAATGCAATCAAGCTGCAGTAAAACACATGGTATATAGAATTAAAAGGCAATTAAAAACATTCTGAATCATTTTATGGCTTTGAACTTCCAGCGTAGATTGAATGCATGCAGTGCATCAGATCTGAAGTCAGGCAAGGGCAAATCTTCTTTTGTGGTTTTTGAGATTAGTCTACAGTTTACAACAAGAGTGACGACTTAGTCACTGAAGCTATGAAGGTTCAATGCATGCAGTGTGTTAAGGCCAGATTTGAAATGAGGCAAGGGTCAGTATTTTTTTGTGGTGGTTTTTTAGGCTAGTCTAAAGTTCACAACAAGCATGGCGACTTTGACATATGCCACGATAGGTGACAGATGGTTTCGGTTTTCGGCTGACAGAAGATTTCGCTTGGTTTCGGCTTCCCGCACTCTGAAATACGGGTGTTGTTCAACTTGCTGACGCATCAATCCAGCCTCTCTTGCCCAGAATTCACGGTCTTGGTGCCTTTGCTGGCGTTTGTCTTCAGCCTCCCTGGCACGGTGTTCCGGATCCTGCCTTTTCTGGCACTTGGCTTCCATCTCCCTAGCACGCTTTTCTGGATCCTCACGTCTACGCCGCGTTGCCTCCGCTTCTCTTGCCCCAAGTTCCATAGCCCGTCGTTGCCGCTTCGCTTCAACCTCACGAGCCCGCAACTCGGCATTCTCCCACCGCTTTCTCCGCGTGGCCTCAGCATGTCTGGCTTTGGCCTCAGCATTCTGTGCCTCCATATTCTGTGGCCTCCCTCAAGCTACAGTTCATGTAGATTCCCCATTGGTACCATTCGAGGAGCCTTCCGCACTAGCAGATGCCACCGCATCCATCACACGCGTCTAATAATTTCACCACACGCGTAAGAAATTTCCAAGCAAACACTTTTGTGCATACGCATTTGCTGCTATGTTAAATAGCTAGATTATTAAGAAGAAATGTGCGaatgtatcgaagtatcttaagatacaatTCGAAAGTATCGATACGATAATTGCAGTAGTATCTGGTATCTCTATATCAAATACCTGTTGCCCAAGTATCTTGTATCATATATCATGACACAACTGCGAAGTATCTTTGACCAGCTCTGTATGTAGGTGTGCTGGTGCGTCTGACAGCATCTATGGATATCATCTATGACAGCATCTATGGTTTGGCATCTATCTATATCAGATGTTCGGCATTAGATGTTTCAGGCATTTTAGGACCAGGctgaaagaaaaggaagaaaacaagTGAAAAAGTCTGCATGCAAGTGCGACACACCTCGAACCCTGAAACGTCCGTCTGAAACACATCAGCAATGACATCAGAATGTTCCTGTGCAAGAGGCTTAAGGTCGTTCTTATGGCAAAGCCTATCGCATACCGAGCAAGAGTAGCCAACTGGATTCTGCGTGAAGCATTTCTCAAACACATTTGCCGCACTTACATGTTGGCACAACCTCTCCTGGGCTCGTTGCTCTGCATCGGCTTGTCGCCCAAGTTGTTTGGCTTCTGCTTCCCTGACTCGAATTTCTGGAACTTCTTGCCGTTGTTGGCGCCTGGTTTCGGCTTCCCGCACTCTGAAATCCGGATGTTGTTCACGTTGCTGACGCATTAATGCAGCCTCTATTGCCTGGAAATCACGTTCTCGTTGCCTTCGCTGGCGTTTGGCTTCAGCCTCCCTAGCACGCTGTTCCGGATCCTCACGTCTACGCCGCCTTTCCTCCGCTTCTCTTGCCCGAAGTTCCGGGTCCATATCCCGTCGGTGCCGCTTCGCTTCAGCCTCCCTAGCACGTTGTTCTGGATTATCACGTCTACGCCGCCTTTCCTCCACTTCTCTTGCCCGAAGTTCAGGGTCCCTAGCCCGACGTTGCCGCTTCGCTTCAGCCTCCCTAGCACGCAGTTCCGGATCCTCTCGTCTACGCCGCATTTCCTCCGCGTGTCTAGCTTTATATTTCGGGTCCATATCCCGTCGTAGCCGATTCGCTTCAGCGTCCCTAGCACGCTTTTCCGGATCCTCACGTCTACGCCGCCTTGCCTCCGCTTCTCTTGCCCTAACTTTCGGGTCCATAGCCCGTCGTTGCCGCTTCGCTTCAGCTTGACGAGCCCGCACCTCGGGATTCTCCCGCCACCTTCTCCGCCTTGCCTCAGCATGTCTGGCTTTGGCCTCGGCGTTCTGTGCCTCCGTGTTCCGCGGCCTCCCTCGAGCTACAGTCGATTTAGATGCCCCATTATCACCAGCCGAAGAGCCTTTCGCACTAGCAGACGccagccgcattcatcacacgCGTCGAATTCACTCCGTACGGCGCATTAGCGGCCTCCGCGAGCAACGAAAGCAGCGCCTCTGTGGTCTACGGCAACGCACTCATCGTTcatggacgcgtgcacatgcgcCCCCGTATAACATGCGCCCGGGGGGAACGCCGCTTGCCTCCGGAGGGTACGGACGCGCTCCACATCGGCTCGGGCGCTGgcccgggaaacgcttgcggcgaacgccaAGCATAGTCGGCACGTGGTCGGCGCCgccgccatagagtttctcactatagtaTGGtactatagtgagaaactctatggtacagtgtactagactcTAGAGTACTATGGTGGTCGGTGCCGacgagacggtctttggagggaccgccagtagtttgtacgcaggcgcgagtacaagcgggtgcgagagagaaaatctgggggcttttgctccttgaatatctgactttgTACTACAGCAGAGAACTTTCTTTGGTGACGCGCGCTGAGAGCGGCCGTTGTATCAGCTCCTgagcaggggtttatccagaattcgaccccccccccctttttttctggggggggggggggggggggaggcggtgggaggttcaaggggctagcgccctttttaccacgttgttttgTTTAATTAAGgcttaacgctttttttttcaacaaatggtgacggaaaagctgctaattagcaggagtacactaattaaccttttaacCAAGCATATTAAGCCACATCTTACAAGGGAGTTCATCTTTGTCAGTGCATGTAGAGTTGCtgttgttgcgcaaacaatactacagtgaaggtggagacaggcaggcatgaacgagcgctgtatagaaggccgaaatgtgtgcctagtttttcaagattataaattcagtactatatttaaacacccatagcattctgtcaccacgtttgaaaattgcaagaacataaaggacagcatttagagttttcatttgattgcacgaagtttattctttttttctatgcagaacaaagtaaagcaagttcttaatctacaagtcttattgaaagaacaaagagcagacattttcaaaactaagtataatatcactttgcacgagaaaaaaaaataccaagcacAATAGGCACGGAGAAGCCATGGATATACCTTAAACAATTAAATATaacaactaagaaaaaaaaaaaaagccggcagatcccacgccctgtgagaatcgatgttatgcgaagcagtgttaacgaaacgaccatgagagcaccaagacgtaggcggctgtttcatgacctacatgacacgcatgtcatgacctatcatttatgttcgtcatacactcttgtcatattatgccaattttggtacataccaagttaaggaaacgaccatgagagcaccaaggcgtatgcggatggatgaatggatggatggacggacggacggacggacggacggacggacggacgaaatgattcgcattaaaaaagtatatgcgcatcatgtccgctacaatccggtacatacaatatccaaagaaacggttaggccaaccgtggctgccacattcacaaaataataataaaaaaaaaaagcgatgacTACACAAAATACACAATTGCACCGTGTCACCCCGCACATAAATGCAATACCCGACGTGGTTTCTTGGTTCACATCATAAAggtttggtttggtgcatatatgtTATAGCACAAGCCACTACgggggggattggccatgaattggGCGACACAGGGTAGAACAGGGaagaatacttaaataggattttcttatttaagaatgagatatgAAATGAATTCTAACCATTCATATCAATTTTCATGGCAtattatcttaaaatttgaagttcatatttttgtttgcatgtaggcttggtccacaaactgcaaatattcatcattttcttcgtctgttgcgttcctaataatggggatacttggagcttcgatagaaattttcatcagcacgtcgacatgggccggcgtcatgtgacatctatctgatgttaagagcctgttcatggtggaaaagcttctttcaacgGCAGCGATTCCTACGGGAAGAAGCAGTATCTTCATTGCAGCTGACGACAAAGTAGGGAACATTCTTTTTCTTCGACCTCGTGCGCAAGCAAGagcagtgcttgctgtgaagccagctctccaggataccgTCTGTAAATTCTACTCATTCCCCAGTCTAGTCGTTCGGAGCTTAATGATAACGAGAGCAATGTGCCACATTGTAAAGTTTACGACTAAGCACAGCGGTAGTGCTCATACTGTACGCATTGTGCATACGAGTACGTTGACTAAAAAATGGAAAAACAGAAACACCAAACGTAAATCTCGCATCTCATTCACGCGTAAGCGTTTACCGCGACCTCAAGGATTCTCCGCTCCCTACAGGTCGCAGTGTCGCACTGTCGTCTGCGTGCTGAACATCAAAATTGAGCCTCAAAATTAGCTCACGTAGTGTCCACCTCAACAAAGAGTAAATATTTATTACAGtgattaccacagtgcatggattcagcgtaatttttttccaggatgagtgcctgtctgaaagaggggagagggggggaggcttggtccggaataatttttttttttgggggggggggggctgtcctAGATCCTCCTGGGGGGTGTTGGGGGGGGGGTGTTAGGGGTGTATGAATCCCTGAGTGTATGAATCCCTCCCCTATCCACCTGTGACTGTTGGCTTGCGCTGCCCcttttttatttcattcttttGGATCTCTCTTCATTGAGGACAATGTGTGAGAAAGGGTGCGCCGAAGGACGGGAAAAGGCAGGCCACTGTCACCTGCCAGATTTGTAGGCACAACGTACTGTGgttgctgttaagggatcgatgctattcctaaataaacgcatcgctGTTTTTATGatgtagggatagtagttttatcggctacataaacttgacacattcgcttaataactgaattaacaagcgtggtgtcatcgcgcagaagcaaacatgaatagatcacactcgatgaccgcagacaaccactgtcaaaacgctggcgtgaggaagggGCCCGGCCtccgcagcgagcaaaggttcgtgcggtctatcgcttcaacagaaactgagcggcgaaagcacagcgcatacaaaggtcacaaacgtgtagagatcgctttcaagatacggtgcgcgcgacaacaccgacagcccgcaccggcggaaagtacaagaacgcatctgttggcagagtagaagtccccccccccccccccctcccgcgctgccttcccgttttcctcctttcgcgtgggagattgcgtcgccagttcccctttgcgcccggttgcaagatacgcatttggtgccgcagcacagcgtcggtgttcgcttctttctgcgagttttggtttacagTTCGGTGCACGTCCGTGCATGCaatgaattttgttgcgttaaatagaagtagcccattaTACTGAAAGCatgcacacattcaaatattGCCTAGCATATCGCCAAGCGAAGCgcacataccaagaaatgacgatgcgaagcagtttgcaggcCGCTAAAAAAATGGGGTTTgccgtgctaaaatcacgatctaatcATGAAACGCGTGGCAGCGGAGGGTCCTGGGATAATTTTGACTgcccagagttctttaacgtacactacaacacaagtacagggtgtttttcagagcggtaagcgaccatgcgtgtgcgagcaggcggtcaccaaccagtacgggggctttcgctgccggccttttacgatcatgcgtgatgtgcagtgttttggcgtgttatatactcgcccgaaacaaagtgacgacaagCACGctgttcaggtccttccgatttatccgggaaagccacaggcgccgacgtttctccgacagcattcctTGTGCGTTCACACTGCCATCTTATTACTTTTGATGcagacctacgcccggttctgcgtagctcggcttcgcggcagtggtacttcttgtgcggcaaccgaaaatcgcgcagattggcatgatcacgacgcgagaaggaacttcggatcaacaacgcgtcagcgcgcgcagcctgctccagcacgcttccgcaggcgcgcaggtgcctaaagatggcggacatgCTCGCGGACCGGTGTGGAAGTGACgcgcgtgcaaactatgtatacggaacctcacggcgacgacggtgacgccgacggcagaaatccgcttgaagtgtccgtataattgctgtcgcaataaaagaagcgcaTATCAAAAGCGAGCGTACGCGCCTTAGCGTACATCATCTCCTATAAGTGgaagggagcgagagagagagaataaagtcTTTATTAAGTAAAATATTCTGGTGTGGCTTGCTGGTCCAGGTGTGGGTTGTTGTGATGCATATAGGAAAAGGCCATGACAAAAACAAAACGTAGCAAATCAAAGTAAGCAAAGCAATACCACAGGATCGGCCGTCGCCGACAGCTCCGATTCTAACGGTTCCTAAACTGTATATAGGAAAATAATTGAAAGGTGGGTGTAGGTGGTTTGGTTTCATGATGTAAAAGACAGCGCAAGCAAACCAGGTATAAAGTGAagaacaacacaataaaatgcagTTGCGAGTTTAGCACCCGTCTTGATCTTTCtgaaaacaaaacaacaatgcTAGCACAGAGATGTGTGAAGTCTGATCTTTCGGCTCTGCCCTATGCTGGTGAGATGTGAATTAAAACAGCTCCAATTTTATTCAAAGAAAGATTTGGTTTTCGGATCTGTGTCGAGAGTAGCACCGTCGGAGATGTCGCGCCAATCGCGGCTAGTTTTTAAAATCACTCGTCAACTGTTCATTTTTCGCTGTTAGTTGACGAGCAAAAagttatttctggggttttacgtgccaaaaccagttctgattatggggcacgccgtagtggagggctccggaataattttgaccacctggggctctttaacgtgcactacaacgcaagcacatgggcgtttttgcaaaaagtggaaattaaaaaattaagaaaatcgCATTACCGCCCTACCACCCTACACTGCCCGAAAATTTTCCAGAGTACCCTACAAGTAGGGTAATCACCCTACGGTTGGCAACCCTGAGACAGAGCCACCTACAGGGTGCTAAATGTGTTTCAACATGTAGAAGTGCTTTCGTTCACGCGAATCTCCCGAAGGGTGCAATATGCACTGAGTGCTTTGGAATTAAAGTTACCCGATTAATCGTCAAACTCACAGGTTCAATGATCCCCTCGCGACTATCGCACGATTTCCTATGTTACCGTTcgaacaaaaaggaaaaaaaatgtcacagtttcgccctaagggcgaagcaatgaatgcgatagcaacacagcaatgtcatacgaagtaaggtgagcggctttggtagcaatatgaaatgtagtaaacatgagctgattaagtaagtaggtgtgctgcagcgtaggtagaccgacatgaagagagactcgatgaccacgagaaggcgcgtgtgaaacggtggtgttgatgagaagcgcttcccgtgggcagcgcgtgcgaagggacacacctgtagtgctgcactgccgatctgggcagcattgcatgtgtagcgtgcgttggaaaatgtggcccgactattactaactgaatgaacaagcgtggtgtgagcgcgcacaaacaaacatgaatagatcacactgaatgactgcagacaacgactgtcaaaacgctggcagcaagcgcatacgctgcagcgggcgaaggtacgtgcggcctatcgcttcaacagaaactgagcggcgaatgcacagtgcataaaggtcagagccgtgtggagataagagacggtgcggacgagcgcggttgtgggctgagtagaagtgcgcccccccccccccccccacacacacacagtgcataaaggtcagagccgtgtggagataagagacggtgcgggcgagcgacgagcgcggttgttggcagagtagaagtgccccccccccgctccctccggcgctggcttcccgcttccttgcttgcgcgtgggagattgagtgtgttcgctctccgtgatagcgcgcgtccccgcacgcttgcgctcggggctcgggcatacggcgcgcggcgaatattttatctatacggaacctcacggcgacggcgacgacgaagccgacggcagaaatccagttgaagtgtccatacaattgctatcgcaataaaaggcaacaTACTCACCAGAAACATAGTAGGAGCACAAGAGCAAAATTTGTCCACGCGGCCATCAAGGCAAACGCACATGCCGGCTAGACGGTCTTTGGGAGGGGCCGCCAgtagtttgtgcgcaggcgcgagtacaagcaggtgcgagagagaaaatctgggggcttttgctccttgcaTATCTGActtttttggcgctgagccgtgctccctcaagggctgcagaagatggcGCCAACTCTTCTCCTTCTCCAACCCTAACCACAAcatctgactttgcctaggtactacgacGGGGAACTTCCTTcgctcgttttgtatgcgtttgtccctttGACCACACCACCGTTACTGGCATGGAGGTGGAATCACCCTCCTCCATGGTTACTAGATTAGGTAATTTAGTAACGGTGGACCACACCATCCCacccatagagttaatatactgatCCCACCATCCCAACTGCCTCGGCGGAGTAGCGCCATtcagatcttgccgccaccgcgctcaccccggcgtttcctcctcgccgcctcagccacctccgctcccccattggccaatccgtgtcacgtagAAGCACGCGTCGcgtttttgtatattttttttctttccagcgcgctccgaccgccattctcgggcctgtgcgacgaaagtgctgtacgcacaaacgggtagggacaagaacttcgttgtgaaaGCATGCTGCTTCgtcttcagttgccgcaaccaataaggcgagggcaaaaggctttttttgtttaccatccggcgagcgcaaacgcttgctgcacacttggtatttgcgcagcctcgcatcgtcgcgttgctacttccaaaacagcATTATTAATGCCAGTTATaatactgactgacgaagcaaaatcgcgcctcaagaaCTGCTCCGCAGAGCGCGATcaaagttttccgcggatttaaTCTGCTTTGGGACCGGGGTTCGAATCTCGCCTCGccgagaaagtttattttcttttctttctagcGCGTTAGCCATCGTCTGCTAAGGCAGGGTGCAGTGTCGACAtgagcggcgccactgtcgagatcgcgcttcgatcgcgctggccgcacCGAGCGCGACaatggaacggaggaggagggaagtggttggcgttactttttattattgcgatagcaattatatggacacttcaaccggatttctgccgtcggcgtcgccgtcgccgtcgccatgaggttccgtatagataaaatcttcgccgcgcgccgtatgccccagcggaagcgtgcggggacgcgcgctatcacggagagcgaacgcactcaatctcccacgcgcaagcaaggaagcggaaagccagcgccggagggagcagggggggggggggggggggggcacttctctgccaacaaccgcgctcgtcgctcgtccgcacagtctcttatctctcccacgcgcaagcaaggaagcgggaaggcagcgccggagggagcggggggggggggggggggggggcgcacttttacgctgccaacaaccgcgctcgtcgttcgttcgaccgcaccgtctcttatctccacacggctctgacctttatgcgctgtgcattcgccgctcagtttccgttgaagcgatagaccgcacgcgcagcgggcgaaggtacgttgcgctgccagcgttttgacagtcgttggctgcagtcattcagtgtgatctattcatgtttgtttgtgcgcgctcacaccacgcttgttcattcagttagtaatagtcgggccacattttcaaacgcacgctacacatgcaatgctgcccagatcggcagtgcagcactacaggtgtgtcccttcgcacgcgccgcccacggtaagcgcttctcatcaacaccaccgtttcacacgcgccttctcgtggtcatcgagtctctcttcatgtcagtctacttacgccgcagcacacctgcttacttaatcagctcatgtttactacaattcatattgctaccaaagccgctcaccttacttcgtatgacattgctgtgttgctatcgcattcattgcttcgcccttagggcgaaactgtgacatttttatatagAAGGGTTTTATATAAGGTAGGGAAGTAGCTCGCGTAATAGTGAACTAGCATgtcattctagtacactgtactcgcGTCATCTCTTGACAGCCAGTGTTGCCATCCGTAGGGTAGTTTCG
This region of Dermacentor silvarum isolate Dsil-2018 chromosome 5, BIME_Dsil_1.4, whole genome shotgun sequence genomic DNA includes:
- the LOC119453321 gene encoding octapeptide-repeat protein T2-like, encoding MRLASASAKGSSAGDNGASKSTVARGRPRNTEAQNAEAKARHAEARRRRWRENPEVRARQAEAKRQRRAMDPKVRAREAEARRRRREDPEKRARDAEANRLRRDMDPKYKARHAEEMRRRREDPELRAREAEAKRQRRARDPELRAREVEERRRRRDNPEQRAREAEAKRHRRDMDPELRAREAEERRRRREDPEQRAREAEAKRQRRQRERDFQAIEAALMRQQREQHPDFRVREAETRRQQRQEVPEIRVREAEAKQLGRQADAEQRAQERLCQHDDPPPRGAHQSCQTEHHITLVWCARPNVSTCSTGVQVELWEQER